The nucleotide sequence CCCCGACCACGAGCGGCAGCGGGCGCTGGAACGCTTTCTGGACGTGGCCGAATTCAACCCGGCGCTGCGGTTGCCCCCCCTGTTCGCCTGGGCGCTGTACAACAGTGACCGCTTTCTGGAACCGCTGCTGCCGCGCGTCACAGCGCTGCTCCTGCGCTGGGCGAACGGGACACCGCAGGGAGGCGCGGGCGACGCGGGGGCCGCGGTCGCTCTGGGCCGCCTGCACCTGCTCGCTCGTCACTGGGCGCTGCCCGACCCGCTGCCGCTGCTGCTGCGGGCGCGGGACGAGGGCAGCCGCGAGGCCGCCGAAACCATCGTGCAGCTTCAGGAAGAGGGGCTGGGGCTGCGGGCCGCGCTGCGCGAAAGCAACATCAAGCGCACCGACGTGCGGCACGCCGCCGAACTCGGCAGCCCGGAGATGTGCTGGCGCATCTACCAGAACTTCGCGCCCTACCGCGAGCAGTTCCGGCTCGAACACTGGCAGCGCGAGCGTTACCTGCTCCGGGCCGCCGACGCCGGGCACAACGGCGCCCGCTTCGAGCTGGCGCAGGCGCTGCGGGCCGGCGCCCTGGGTCTCGGTGAAGACGGTGTGCCGTACCCCATGAACATGCCGCCCACCCAGCGCAGCCTCGACTACGCCCGGCACCTGCTCGAACGCGCCGCCGCCGAGGACCACCCCGGCGCCCTGAACGCCCTGCGCGCCGCCCACGAAAGCGACTGGCACGCGGACACCGCCCGCCGCCTGCGCCGGGGTGCGTAATACGGATTCCGCTTCATTCCTGCACAGTCGGGCCTATACAGTTGGGAAAGCGCCGCCTGTGCATCCATATCGCGTAACCCGTATTTTTTCCTACTCGCATCCGCTCTGCTGCGCAGCTTTGCAAGTCGGATTGAATCTGAAACGACCAGATTCAATCGGAATCCGTATAAGCTTTTCCTGTTTTCTCCTTCCTCTGCGCTTGCCCCGTGCCCTGTTCAGAACTTCGCCCGGAAAAACGTCTCCCCTGTTTTCCTGAGCGGGCATTACACTGGCCGGGTGACTGCCTCCGCGACCAAGTTGCCTTCCGACCTTCAGCTTCCCGCCGTGACCGACCCCCAGACGGTGGACTGGGACAGCATTCCCAGCCCCGCCTTCGTGCTGGACGAAACCCGGCTGCGGCGCAACCTGACCCTGATCGACTACGTGCAAAAGCAGTCGGGGGCGCAGATTATCGTCGCCTTCAAGGGCTTTGCGATGTGGTCGGCCTTTCCGATGCTGCGCGAGTACGGCATCACCGGGGCCACCGCCAGCAGCCTGAACGAAGCGATTCTGGCGAAAGAGGAAATGCAGGGCGAGGTGCATGTGTACGCCCCCGCCTACGCCGACGAGGAATTCCCCAAGATTCTGGAGCTGGCCGACCACCTCGTGTTCAACTCCTTTTCACAGTGGGAGCGCTTCCGGCCCCAGGTCGAAGCCGCTCGGCAGGCCGGGCGTGAAATCCACGTCGGCATCCGCATCAACCCCGAATACGCCGAGGTCGAAACCGACCTGTACAACCCCGCCGGGCCGTTTTCGCGCCTGGGCGTGACCCGCCGCGAGTTCCGCGAGGACCTGCTGGACGGCGTGGACGGGCTGCACTTTCATACCCTGTGCGAAAAGGACTCCGACACGCTGGAGCGCACGCTGGAAGTCGTGGAGCGCAACTTCGGCGAGTTCCTGCCGCGCATGAAGTGGGTCAACTTCGGCGGCGGCCACCTGATGACCCGCGAGGGCTACGACCTCCCCCGCCTGATTCGGGTGGTCAGGGCCTTCCGCGAAAAGCACGGCGTTCACGTCATTCTCGAACCCGGCAGCGCCTTCGGCTGGCAGACCGGCTGGCTATTAAGCAGCGTGCTGGACGTGGTGCATAACGTCAAAAACGCCGCGCTGCTCGACATTTCGGTGTCGGCCCACATGCCCGACGTGCTGGAAATGCCCTACCGTCCCCGGATTCTGGGCGCGGGCGACCCCCCCAGCGACGAGCACCGCGAGGCGCAGGACACGGGCGAGGGCCACCCCTACATCATCGGCGGCACGACCTGTCTGGCGGGCGACGTGGTGGGCGAGTACGTCTTTCCGCACGAACTCCGGCCCGGCAGCCGCGTGGTCTTCGACGACATGATTCACTACACGATGGTCAAGACGACCTTTTTCAACGGCGTCAAGCACCCCGACATCGGCATCCTGAAGGCGGACGGGAGTTACCAGCGCGTCAAGACCTTCGGGTACGAGGAATTCAAGGCCAAGCTGAGCTGAGAGAAGTCGAGCTGAGAGGAAAGGGAGAAGGGCCAGGGGGACAAAACCCTCCTGGCCCTTCCTTTTATCGGCCACCCTCAGAACGGCCAGACCAGCGGAATCACCAGCATGGACACGGCGAAGGCGAGCAGCGTCAGGCCCGCGCCGACGCGCACGAAGTCCATGAAGGTGTAGTGACCGGGGCCGTAGACGAGCATGCACGACGGCTCCAGCGGGGTGATGAACGAGTTGCTCGCCGCCACCGTGATGCCGATGACGAAGGGCCGGGGGTCGTAGCCCAGCGCCTTGGCGGTGCCGATGGCGAGCGGCAGCATGACCAGCGCGGCGGCCTGGTTGCTCATGGGCTGGGTCAGCGCCACCGTGACCACGAACAGAGCGCCGAGCAGACCGTACGGGCCGAGGGGTTCGAGCACACCGGACACCGCCCCGGTCAGTACCCTTGCCGCGCCGGTTTCTTCAAAGGCGGTGCCGAACGCGAGCATACAGGCCACCAGCACGATGACCGGCCATTCCACGCTGCCGTAGGCCTCCTCGGGGCTGATGAGGCGCAGGGCGAGGCTGAGCGCCACCGCCACCACCACCGCCACGCCCAGCGGCAGCACGCCGGTGGCGCCTAGACCCACCGCGCCCAGAAAGAGCAGCAGCGCCAGCGGCGCCTTTTTCAGGTCACTCTGCTGGTCGGTCAGGTCGCCCAGCACGGCGAAGCGGTCCCCCAGGCCCGCCACCTTCTCGGCCTGACCCTGAATCAGCAGCACGTCGCCCACCCGCACGCGCATCTGGCCCAGCCGCTCGGTGGTGCGCTCGCGGCGGTGCAGGGCCAGCACGCTCAGGCCGTAGCGCTCGCGAAAGCGGGACTCGCGCAGGGTGCGGCCCAGCAGCGGCGAGCCGGGCAGCACCACCGCTTCGACGAGGCGCACGCTGGCCCCCGGCGTGACGCCCTCGGCGGCCAGCATCTTCTGCTCGCTGCGGCTGACCACGCCGAGGTTGGTCTTGCCCGCCAGAATCCGCTCGGTGGGGCCTTCGAGGGCCAGGGTGTCGCCCTCCTGAATCACGAAATCGGCCCCCGGCGCGTACCAGGTCTGCTCTTCCCGGCGCACGGCCACCACCGTCAGGCCGTGGTCGCGTCCCAGACCCGAGTCGCGCAGGCTCTGACCGATCAGGGGGCTGCCCGGCGCCACCGTGAGGTCGGCGAGGTAGGCCCGCAGCGTGTCCTCAAGCTGGGCTTCACGGGCAGGCAACAGGCGCGGCGCCACGAAAAAGAGGTAGAGCATCCCGATGATGGCGACCGGCACCCCCACCCAGGCGAGTTCGAAAAAGCCCAGGGGCCGCAGCCCCGTCGCCGGCAGCGCCCCGGACACCACGAGGTTGGTGCTGGTCCCGATGACCGTGATGGTCCCGCCCAGGATGCTGGCAAACGCCAGCGGCATCAGCGAGCGGCTGGCGGGAATCCCGGCGCGGCGCGACAGCCCCGAGACGACCGGCAGAAAAACGGCGGTGGTCGCCGTGTTGGAGGTCAGCGAGCTGACGCCCGCCACCGTCGCGAGCATGGCCCGCAGCATCACGGTGGCGTTGCGGACGCGGCGGGCGAGCGCGTGGCCGATCCACTCGATCACCCCCGCCCGCAGCAGCACCCGCGTCAGGATGAACAGCCCGGCGAGGGTCAGCACCGTGTCGCTGCCGAAGCCCGCGAAGGCCTTTTTGGGGTCCAGCAGCCCGAACAGCAGCAGCGCCGAGAGCAGCCCCAGCGCCGTGACGTCCACCGGCAGCCACTCGGTGGCGAACAGCACCAGCGCGGCCACGAACAGCACGAGAAGGATGGTGACGGGGTCCATACGGCTCCTTGAGGGGTGAGAGGACTCGGGCAGCAGCGGAGAGCAGGGGGAGCGAGAAAAGAAGGAAAGCCGAAGCCGGGGCCTCAGCTTGGCTCGCGGTGACGCACGCGGCGGAGCTTATTCGGCCACCAGTCGCGTCAGTGCCGAGGTCAGCACCGCCACCGCCCGGTCGTATTCGGCCAGTTCCAGGCGCTCCTCGGGCGTGTGGTCCAGCGCCGAGTCGCCGGGACCGTAGGCGAGGGTCGGCACCGACCAGAGTTCGGCCACCACGTTCATGTCGCTGGTGCCGGTCTTGACCTTGAAGGTCGGCGTACCGCCCTGCTCGCGGATGGCGACGCGCAGGGCGCGGGACAGGGCGTTGTCCTTGGGGTGACGCACCGCCGACTCGTGCCCGGTGAAGGTGAGGTCGGCCTCCGTCCCGGCAAATGCCTCCGTGATGGCCGCTTCCGCCTGGTACGGCGCCAGCGCGGGCGGCAGGCGCAGGCCGATGGTGGCCCAGGCCCGCTGCGTCAGTCCGTCGCCCGAGCTGCCGAGGTCTTGCAAGGTCACCTGCACCCGGTCGAAGATGCCGCCGCCCGCCGCGAAGCCCGCCGCCCACTCGCGCACCCGCTGCCAGCCCAGAGTCAGGTCGTCGGCGGCGGAGGTGCCGTCGCCCGCCGTGTGGAAGTTGTCCTTTTCCACCTGAACTTTCGCCACGAGGCGGCCCTTGTACCCCAGGGTCAGCCCGGCCCAGCCGCTCGGTTCGCCAATCAGGACGAAATCGGGCTGGTGCTGACGCATGGCGAAGCGTGCCCCCTTGCTGCTCGGCGCTTCTTCCTCGGTGGCGCCGATGCAGACGAAACGGGCCGCTGTCAGGGCCTCGGCGGGCAGGGCCGCCACCGCCGCGATAAAGGCGCACAGGCTCCCCTTGGCGTCCACACTGCCGCGTCCGTGCAGCACCCCCGCCTCGTCCACCCGCACCGGAATGTCGCCGGGCACGGTGTCCATGTGGCCCAGCAGGGCGACGGTCAACGGCCCCGTTCCCCGCACGCCGACGGCGTTGCCCGCCGCGTCCACCTGAGCCTCAAAGCCGTGCGCGGCCATCCAGTCGCGCAGAAACGCGGCGACGGCCTGTTCCTCACCCGACAGTGAGGGGATGGCGACTGCCTGCCGGACCAGCTCACGGGCGGCGTCCTGCCCGGAAGTCGGGGTCACCCCTGGCGCTCCGGGGCTGCTTCGGGGTGGGGGGCCGGTTCGCCCGGCTGCTCTGCGCTCTCCGGTTCGCTGGGGTCGGCTTCCGCTTCTGTGTCCGCTTCCGTGTCCTCTTCTGGCGCGTCCGGACCGGCGAGCACCGCCGCCTGAATGGTCTGAAGCTGCGTGAGTTCGGCCAAGCTGAGCAGGGCGACGGCGCCCACCACCCCGGCAATCAGCACCCAGAGGGCAAAGAGGCGCTGGGCGTTGAGGAACATCAGCAGCGCGGTGATGACAGCCCCGACAATCAGCACGGCGGCGAGCAGCCGCAGGCGACCCGGCACGCCGCGCACCCGCCCCGCCTGGGTGCCGAGGTCCTGAGGGGTGTAGTGCAGCGGCTCGGGTGCCGCCGGGTGGGGCTGTGGCTGCTGTATCTGGGGCTGAGCGTGCGTCTGCGGCCCGGCAAAGGCGAGGTGGGCCTGCTCCTGCTCTGCCGGCTCACGCTCCGCCGTTTCGTCCTGCTCGGGCGGGAGGGGAAGCGGGGGCGCCGTGACGTGCGGCCCGGTCCCGTGAGCGACGGGCGCGGCGGGTGTGCCCGGAGCCGTGTGGCGCACCGCGCGGATTTCCACCGAGCCGGGCGGGGGCAGGTTGCGCCCCAGCGCCGAGCCGACGGTGCCGCTCAGCCCCAGACCGTTTTCGCGGGGGCCTCGGGCGCCGTCGGCAAGCTGCTCGCGCTGCCCGCCCCGGTTGACGGTGATGCGCGGAGCAGGCCCGGAAAACCGCTGCGTTTCCGTGTCCGGGCGCCGCACCGGGGTCACGCTCACACCCCGGTCAGCGCCGGAGGCCGGGTCAGCACTGGGAAAGCCAACACTGGGAACTGGGCCAACACTGTGAGCCGGCGCCGCAGAACGGGACGGTTCGGGGGGGGCCGGGGCCGCAGTGGTGTGAGCTGCGGCGGCCTGAGCCGGGGCAGGCCGGGGCGCCGGGCGGCTGGGCGCGGAGGGTGCCGGGGTCAGCGGTGGGGGGGTGAGCGACTTGATGCGGGCGGTCACGTCCCGCACCTGGCCGAAAAACTGCTGCACCGCGTCGCCGTCGAACCCGATGAGGCTGGCACTCATCGCCACGCCCGCCGGGGTTTCCACGCGCAGGGTGCCCTCGGCGTCGCTGTGGATGCGTGCGAGGTCACGCAGGGTCACGCGGCGGGTGCCGTGGCTGTCGTGAAAGATCAGGTGCTCCTCGGTCAGAGCGAACAGGCCCGAGCCGCCCTCCAGCGAGGCGAGGGCCGGGCCGCGCAGACCGCTGGCGTTCAGAACCGCTTCCACCCGTTGACTCATGTGCTGGCCTCCTGTCTGCCGGTCTTCCGCAGGCGTCTGTGCTTCTTCAGTGCTTACAGCCTCATCGGTCTGGTCCTGCATCGCCCTGTCCTGCATCGCCCTGTCCTGCATCGTCTGGTCCTGCATCGCCCTGTCCTGCATCGTTTGGGAGGTCATGCCCGTGGCGGCGGCTTCACCTTCACCACTTTGCCCCCCGTCGCTGTGCTCGTCACGCTTCATCGCGGCTCAGCATACCGGGTCTGGTCGGGGGGCCGGGATGGGGGAAAATTCATCGTCCCGCGCCCACCGGGAGAGGGTGCACAGGGGAGGGTCATACAGGGGCAGGCTGCCATGCGCCTTTCCGCTTTCCCCGTTTTCCTTTTGACGGCCCGGTGTGCCGCTAGACTCTGCCCCATGAGTCTTTCATCGCCGCCCGAGCTGCCCAGCGGCTTTATCCGCGCTTCCGACGTGCTGCAAGGGGGCCTGACCCCGGCGCGGGCACGGCACCTCGACCTTCAGCACGGCAACGAGGAACTGCTCTACGGCCTGGACGTGCTGGGGCTGGCCGGGCCGTTCTACCGCGTCTCGCCCTGGGAACTGGAAGACGAGCGCGGCGTGCGGCGCATCAACGCCTGCGGGTACGCCGCGCTGCCGTTCGGGGAAATGCCGCCCGCCATCACCGGCTTCATGCAGGAATTTCTGGAGCACAACCGCGCCATGACGCTGCCGCAGCAGTCGAGCAGTCCCTGGCGGGCGGCGCTGCAAACCAACCTCGTGCGGCTGCTCTCGCGTGAGCTGCCCAGCCACAGTGACAGCCAGGTCTTTTTCTGCTCCAGCGGCACCGAGGCCATCGAGGGCGCCATGAAGTTCGCCAAGGCGTGGCGCCCCGAAGCGCGGCACTTCATTTCCTTCGGCAGCAGCTACCACGGCAAAACCTACGGCAGCCTCAGCCTGACGCCCAACCCCGAGTACCAGGACGTGTTTCGTCCGCTGGTTCCCGGTGCGCTGACCTCGCCCTACGGCGACCTCGACGCGCTGAAGGCACTGGTGCGCCGCGCCGGACCGGACAAGGTCATCGCGGTGGTCGTGGAGCCGATTCAGGGCGAAGGCGGGGTCAACATTCCGCCGCCCGGCTTCCTGCGCGGCCTGGGCGAGTTCTGCCGCTCGCACGGCATCGTCGTGATTGCCGACGAGATTCAGACTGGCCTGGGGCGCACCGGGCACTGGTTCGAGTCGGCGGCGCAGGGGCTGGACCCCGACATCGTGACCCTTGCCAAACCGCTGGGCGGCGGGCTGGTGCCGGTGGGGGCCACCATCGTCCGGCAAGCGATCTACAAGAAGATGCTGGGCGGCCTGAGCAGCAAGCGCCACTCCAACACCTTCGGCGGCGGGGCGCTGAGCATGGCGGTGGGCCTCAAATCCCTGGAATACCTGCTGGAACACGACATGCCTGCCCGCAGCCGCGCCCTGGGCGCCGAGGGCCTGACGCGCCTGCGCGACTTGCAGCGCCGCTTTCCCAAGCTGTTTCAGGAGGTGCGCGGTCAGGGCCTGCTGCTCGCCATGCAGTTTCAGCCGGTGGTCGGGCTGGCGCTGCCGGGCGCGATTCGCGAACTGGTCTACGAAGGCACGGCGATTCTGGCCCTGCGCGAACTTCACGCCGCCCGCGTGATGGCGAACCTCAGCCTGAGCAGCAAGCGGGTGG is from Deinococcus wulumuqiensis R12 and encodes:
- the nspC gene encoding carboxynorspermidine decarboxylase, with translation MTASATKLPSDLQLPAVTDPQTVDWDSIPSPAFVLDETRLRRNLTLIDYVQKQSGAQIIVAFKGFAMWSAFPMLREYGITGATASSLNEAILAKEEMQGEVHVYAPAYADEEFPKILELADHLVFNSFSQWERFRPQVEAARQAGREIHVGIRINPEYAEVETDLYNPAGPFSRLGVTRREFREDLLDGVDGLHFHTLCEKDSDTLERTLEVVERNFGEFLPRMKWVNFGGGHLMTREGYDLPRLIRVVRAFREKHGVHVILEPGSAFGWQTGWLLSSVLDVVHNVKNAALLDISVSAHMPDVLEMPYRPRILGAGDPPSDEHREAQDTGEGHPYIIGGTTCLAGDVVGEYVFPHELRPGSRVVFDDMIHYTMVKTTFFNGVKHPDIGILKADGSYQRVKTFGYEEFKAKLS
- a CDS encoding SLC13 family permease, with product MDPVTILLVLFVAALVLFATEWLPVDVTALGLLSALLLFGLLDPKKAFAGFGSDTVLTLAGLFILTRVLLRAGVIEWIGHALARRVRNATVMLRAMLATVAGVSSLTSNTATTAVFLPVVSGLSRRAGIPASRSLMPLAFASILGGTITVIGTSTNLVVSGALPATGLRPLGFFELAWVGVPVAIIGMLYLFFVAPRLLPAREAQLEDTLRAYLADLTVAPGSPLIGQSLRDSGLGRDHGLTVVAVRREEQTWYAPGADFVIQEGDTLALEGPTERILAGKTNLGVVSRSEQKMLAAEGVTPGASVRLVEAVVLPGSPLLGRTLRESRFRERYGLSVLALHRRERTTERLGQMRVRVGDVLLIQGQAEKVAGLGDRFAVLGDLTDQQSDLKKAPLALLLFLGAVGLGATGVLPLGVAVVVAVALSLALRLISPEEAYGSVEWPVIVLVACMLAFGTAFEETGAARVLTGAVSGVLEPLGPYGLLGALFVVTVALTQPMSNQAAALVMLPLAIGTAKALGYDPRPFVIGITVAASNSFITPLEPSCMLVYGPGHYTFMDFVRVGAGLTLLAFAVSMLVIPLVWPF
- a CDS encoding [LysW]-lysine hydrolase, producing the protein MTPTSGQDAARELVRQAVAIPSLSGEEQAVAAFLRDWMAAHGFEAQVDAAGNAVGVRGTGPLTVALLGHMDTVPGDIPVRVDEAGVLHGRGSVDAKGSLCAFIAAVAALPAEALTAARFVCIGATEEEAPSSKGARFAMRQHQPDFVLIGEPSGWAGLTLGYKGRLVAKVQVEKDNFHTAGDGTSAADDLTLGWQRVREWAAGFAAGGGIFDRVQVTLQDLGSSGDGLTQRAWATIGLRLPPALAPYQAEAAITEAFAGTEADLTFTGHESAVRHPKDNALSRALRVAIREQGGTPTFKVKTGTSDMNVVAELWSVPTLAYGPGDSALDHTPEERLELAEYDRAVAVLTSALTRLVAE
- a CDS encoding aspartate aminotransferase family protein, giving the protein MSLSSPPELPSGFIRASDVLQGGLTPARARHLDLQHGNEELLYGLDVLGLAGPFYRVSPWELEDERGVRRINACGYAALPFGEMPPAITGFMQEFLEHNRAMTLPQQSSSPWRAALQTNLVRLLSRELPSHSDSQVFFCSSGTEAIEGAMKFAKAWRPEARHFISFGSSYHGKTYGSLSLTPNPEYQDVFRPLVPGALTSPYGDLDALKALVRRAGPDKVIAVVVEPIQGEGGVNIPPPGFLRGLGEFCRSHGIVVIADEIQTGLGRTGHWFESAAQGLDPDIVTLAKPLGGGLVPVGATIVRQAIYKKMLGGLSSKRHSNTFGGGALSMAVGLKSLEYLLEHDMPARSRALGAEGLTRLRDLQRRFPKLFQEVRGQGLLLAMQFQPVVGLALPGAIRELVYEGTAILALRELHAARVMANLSLSSKRVVRLSPALDMPQEVFTELMDRVERFAQLNPSSRHLLTNTPAPVTLKLAQFAASKPKKRTPSDG